From the genome of Sphingomonas sp. HMP6, one region includes:
- a CDS encoding phage tail protein, producing MAQPFLGEIKLFAGNFQIRGWAFCNGQLLSIANNDALYTLLGTTYGGDGINTFGLPNLQSRVMVHQGTGAGLTTRVMGEVAGAENVSVSTAQLPAHTHTVIATTANGTTTSPANALPAAPSLSTSFGYLSGTATGTTDAAPAPTAIASAGNSQPHNNIMPVLALNYLIALEGVYPQQN from the coding sequence ATGGCACAACCATTTCTAGGCGAAATCAAACTCTTTGCCGGAAATTTCCAAATCCGCGGCTGGGCGTTTTGCAACGGGCAATTGCTGTCGATCGCTAACAACGACGCCTTGTACACACTGCTGGGTACCACTTATGGTGGCGACGGGATCAATACGTTTGGTTTGCCGAACCTGCAGAGCCGAGTGATGGTTCACCAGGGCACCGGGGCTGGCCTGACGACACGCGTGATGGGCGAAGTTGCCGGGGCCGAGAATGTTTCGGTATCGACTGCGCAATTGCCCGCGCACACCCACACCGTCATTGCAACGACCGCCAACGGGACGACGACCTCTCCCGCCAATGCGCTGCCGGCGGCACCAAGCCTGTCCACCTCGTTCGGGTATCTGAGCGGCACCGCGACCGGCACCACCGACGCCGCGCCCGCGCCGACCGCGATTGCGTCGGCGGGGAACAGCCAACCACATAACAATATCATGCCAGTGCTGGCGTTGAACTATCTCATCGCCCTTGAGGGCGTTTATCCGCAACAAAATTGA
- a CDS encoding phage tail protein, translating into MSSPFIGEIRAFGFGFPPKTWALCNGQLLPLNQNAALFSLLGTTYGGNGTTTFALPDLRGRAALTFGQGPGLSTYVLGQSSGTENVTLLSTQIPQHTHLWTASTALGNQPGPGAGFLAGGQIPNGTLIPNFTAPGGATVPLASNTLATTGNSAGHNNMQPYLVANYCIALQGIFPSRN; encoded by the coding sequence ATGAGTTCACCGTTTATAGGCGAAATTCGCGCATTCGGCTTCGGGTTTCCCCCGAAGACCTGGGCACTTTGCAACGGGCAGCTTCTGCCGCTCAATCAGAATGCGGCGCTTTTTTCGCTGCTCGGCACCACTTACGGCGGCAACGGCACGACCACTTTCGCATTGCCCGATCTGCGCGGGCGCGCGGCCCTCACGTTCGGTCAAGGTCCCGGCCTATCGACCTACGTCCTTGGTCAGTCGAGCGGCACTGAAAACGTCACACTTTTGTCGACCCAAATACCACAGCACACCCATTTATGGACCGCTTCGACGGCACTGGGTAATCAACCAGGACCGGGAGCAGGCTTTCTCGCGGGCGGGCAAATCCCCAATGGTACGTTGATCCCGAACTTTACCGCGCCCGGCGGGGCGACCGTGCCGCTGGCGAGCAACACGCTGGCCACCACCGGCAACAGCGCCGGACACAACAACATGCAGCCCTATCTGGTGGCGAATTACTGCATCGCGTTGCAAGGCATCTTCCCATCGCGGAATTGA
- a CDS encoding asparagine synthase-related protein — protein sequence MGEFAGAVRRDGDAIDSRLVDRIVASVGGIGRPRLWRDGVAAVVHRALRDSERGATADLPVETASGLIVAADARLDEPDEIARALGVAAGPHRSSAMLVAAACDAWRAQAAERLNGSFAFAVWDEVRRELTLARDGLGTRALYYVEHGPHVFFATTLQSLLSLPDVSREIDDLVLAQYLTIENQDTQRTLYRHIKRVPPGGTVTVRGYEMRVARYWTLDHIADVRLPRDADYVEAARALFDRAVACRLPPGGTVATTVSGGFDSAGVTATVARLLGDRRFPAFHRAPGGTHPYDALDETPLVEAIAALYPNIDLTIIRDDCGGVPTIDAERDAVEFAVPRMVSVNALWFQLVVDRVAAAGVDLLLGGGCGNITLSWEGRPSIAADVRAGRLAGAWQAARNSAAAQRRPLGRVLAAQLVRPFVPRAVLRARQRWQLGGRLPWADYSVVSEQFLHSLAYDRHAREHEHDLPFDESTRTSVRQQRLRALQGQVVHDLAGGGRRRGGVPGLDPYADRRLVEFTLGTPNDQFWRDGQDRWLARRVLADRLPAELLAETRRGLQCPEWYEVLMPRRDEMAEAIDRIERSPLAARVVDVARMRRLLDTWPTDAESARGSKQLYAHALSRGIAMGGFLRQYERNNG from the coding sequence ATGGGTGAATTCGCCGGAGCCGTACGGCGCGATGGCGACGCGATCGACTCGCGTTTGGTCGACCGGATCGTCGCGAGCGTCGGCGGCATCGGGCGTCCGCGGCTCTGGCGCGATGGCGTTGCCGCGGTGGTACATCGCGCCCTGCGCGACAGCGAGCGCGGGGCGACCGCCGATCTCCCAGTCGAAACCGCGTCTGGCCTGATTGTCGCCGCCGATGCGCGGCTCGACGAACCCGACGAAATCGCGCGTGCACTCGGGGTTGCCGCCGGCCCCCACCGGTCGAGTGCCATGTTGGTGGCGGCGGCGTGCGATGCGTGGCGTGCGCAGGCGGCAGAGCGCCTGAACGGCAGTTTTGCCTTTGCGGTGTGGGACGAGGTGCGGCGCGAGTTGACGCTGGCGCGCGACGGTCTCGGCACCCGTGCGCTCTATTATGTTGAACACGGGCCGCATGTGTTTTTCGCGACGACGCTTCAGTCCCTGCTGTCCTTGCCAGATGTCTCGCGCGAGATCGATGATCTGGTGCTCGCGCAATATCTGACAATCGAAAACCAGGACACCCAACGCACGCTGTATCGCCATATCAAGCGGGTGCCGCCGGGCGGCACGGTCACGGTACGCGGATACGAAATGCGAGTCGCGCGCTATTGGACGCTCGATCATATCGCCGACGTGCGGCTGCCCCGCGACGCCGATTATGTGGAGGCCGCACGCGCGCTGTTCGATCGTGCGGTCGCGTGCCGCCTGCCTCCGGGTGGGACGGTGGCCACGACGGTTTCGGGTGGGTTCGATTCGGCCGGCGTTACCGCGACCGTCGCGCGGCTGCTCGGCGACCGGCGCTTCCCTGCCTTTCATCGCGCGCCAGGTGGTACGCATCCCTATGATGCGTTGGACGAAACTCCCCTGGTCGAGGCCATCGCCGCGTTATACCCCAATATCGATCTCACGATTATCCGCGACGATTGCGGCGGCGTTCCCACGATCGATGCCGAGCGCGACGCTGTCGAGTTCGCGGTCCCCCGCATGGTCAGCGTCAACGCCTTGTGGTTCCAGCTGGTCGTCGATCGCGTGGCCGCCGCCGGGGTTGATCTGCTGCTGGGCGGCGGGTGCGGCAACATCACGCTGTCGTGGGAGGGGCGCCCGTCGATCGCGGCCGATGTCCGGGCGGGACGCTTGGCCGGGGCGTGGCAAGCCGCGCGGAACAGCGCCGCGGCGCAGCGCCGCCCGCTCGGTCGCGTGCTTGCAGCGCAGCTGGTCCGGCCGTTCGTGCCGCGCGCCGTGCTGCGCGCGCGGCAGCGTTGGCAATTGGGCGGTCGGCTGCCCTGGGCGGATTATAGCGTGGTGTCGGAGCAGTTCCTGCACTCGCTGGCCTATGACCGGCACGCGCGCGAGCATGAGCACGACCTGCCGTTCGACGAGTCCACCCGCACGTCGGTCCGCCAGCAGCGGCTGCGGGCATTGCAGGGCCAGGTCGTGCACGACCTAGCCGGGGGTGGGCGGCGGCGCGGTGGAGTGCCGGGCCTGGATCCCTATGCCGATCGGCGGCTCGTGGAATTCACGCTCGGCACGCCGAACGATCAGTTCTGGCGCGACGGGCAGGATCGGTGGCTCGCGCGACGGGTGCTTGCAGATCGGCTGCCGGCCGAATTGCTCGCGGAGACGCGGCGCGGGCTGCAATGTCCCGAATGGTATGAAGTCCTGATGCCGCGACGCGACGAAATGGCCGAGGCGATCGACCGGATCGAGCGCTCTCCGCTCGCCGCACGCGTGGTCGATGTCGCGCGCATGCGGCGGCTGCTGGACACTTGGCCCACCGATGCCGAATCGGCACGCGGCAGCAAGCAATTGTATGCCCACGCGCTGAGCCGTGGCATCGCGATGGGCGGCTTCCTGCGGCAATATGAACGCAACAATGGGTGA
- a CDS encoding sulfotransferase domain-containing protein has protein sequence MSVPSALSGRAIWLASYPKSGNTWLRLALKSLQAGGAPIALSELNDYARMAIGRHLFDGLLEADSGNMTDAEIEALRPAFHDLHFGTGEQAELCKIHDCWFRTSDGRAVFDRHHTRAALYIVRDPRDVAVSWARFMAGSLDWSIRFLANSEARLGPDADRINSAIAQRIGGWSDHAASWIDESGLAPLVIRYEDMHADLPTTLALVAAHLGWDAPESAIAGAVAATRFERLADEEARSGFRGKPGSAERFFHTGRSGGWRDVLTPDQAARVATDHHAMMHRFGYL, from the coding sequence GTGAGCGTCCCTTCCGCGCTGTCTGGTCGGGCGATCTGGCTCGCCTCCTATCCGAAATCAGGCAACACCTGGCTGCGGCTCGCGCTCAAGTCGCTGCAAGCGGGCGGCGCGCCCATCGCCTTGTCCGAGCTGAACGATTATGCGCGGATGGCGATCGGTCGGCATTTGTTCGATGGCTTGCTTGAGGCCGATAGCGGCAACATGACCGATGCCGAGATCGAGGCCTTGCGACCGGCCTTTCACGATCTGCACTTCGGCACGGGCGAGCAGGCCGAACTGTGCAAAATCCATGATTGTTGGTTCCGCACCAGCGATGGACGCGCGGTGTTCGACCGGCACCATACCAGAGCGGCGCTCTACATCGTGCGCGACCCGCGCGACGTTGCGGTTTCGTGGGCGCGGTTCATGGCGGGGTCGCTCGACTGGTCGATCCGGTTTCTGGCAAACAGCGAAGCCCGGTTGGGGCCCGACGCGGACCGCATCAATAGTGCCATCGCCCAGCGGATCGGAGGTTGGTCGGATCATGCCGCAAGCTGGATCGACGAATCCGGCCTCGCCCCCCTGGTGATCCGTTACGAGGACATGCACGCCGATCTGCCGACGACACTCGCGCTGGTGGCGGCGCATCTTGGTTGGGATGCCCCTGAATCCGCGATCGCGGGTGCGGTGGCGGCGACGCGGTTCGAACGGCTGGCGGACGAAGAAGCGCGCAGCGGCTTTCGCGGGAAACCCGGGAGCGCCGAACGGTTCTTTCACACCGGGCGCAGCGGCGGATGGCGCGATGTGCTGACGCCAGATCAGGCGGCGCGGGTTGCCACCGATCATCACGCCATGATGCATCGTTTCGGCTATCTGTAA
- a CDS encoding cation:proton antiporter yields the protein MQGWIDSLGKTAGGVLVGHGPATPASAISYAPGDISLHFFLQLAIILIACRIVGWIGKRFLGQPQVVGEMIAGVVLGPSLLGLFFPGLQGAIFPTETRNVLYAGAQLGVGLYMFLVGTTLRLDHFRAKAKSAAAVSFAGIAAPFGVAVLITPLLLGVPGLFAPGISQANATLFLGACIALTAFPMLARIITERGLSDSALGTLALTAGAFDDAVSWCVLALVLATFGGGPGVAILAIGGGILWAGAVLLFAPRLLAPLGRLVEREGSINHFALAIVLIAFCTSAFLMDAVGIHAIFGGFIMGVAMPRGRLASEIQRTVEPLAVVLLLPMFFTYSGLNTRLDMVNSGPLLLIAVLILFASILAKGGACYLAARLSGEENRTALGIGALMNSRGLMELIIINIGLQKGIIGPTLFAMLVLMAIVTTVMATPLFEFVYGRHARAIDPAVA from the coding sequence ATGCAGGGCTGGATCGACAGTTTGGGAAAAACAGCGGGCGGGGTGCTGGTCGGCCACGGCCCGGCCACTCCAGCGTCCGCCATAAGCTATGCCCCTGGCGATATCAGTCTCCATTTCTTCCTGCAGCTTGCGATCATCCTGATCGCCTGCCGGATCGTCGGATGGATCGGAAAGCGCTTCTTGGGCCAACCGCAAGTCGTCGGGGAGATGATCGCGGGCGTCGTGCTCGGCCCGTCTTTGCTGGGGCTGTTCTTTCCTGGTTTGCAGGGCGCGATCTTCCCGACGGAAACGCGCAACGTGTTGTACGCCGGGGCGCAACTTGGCGTCGGACTCTACATGTTTTTAGTCGGCACGACGCTGCGGCTCGATCATTTCCGCGCCAAGGCGAAGAGCGCGGCGGCGGTGTCGTTCGCGGGGATCGCCGCACCGTTCGGTGTCGCAGTGTTGATCACGCCGCTGTTGCTCGGCGTCCCGGGGCTATTTGCGCCGGGGATCAGCCAAGCCAATGCGACGCTGTTTCTGGGTGCGTGCATCGCGCTGACGGCGTTTCCGATGCTGGCGCGGATCATCACCGAGCGCGGGCTAAGCGACAGCGCGCTCGGCACGCTCGCGCTGACCGCAGGCGCGTTTGACGACGCTGTGTCGTGGTGCGTGCTAGCGCTGGTGCTGGCGACCTTCGGCGGTGGGCCGGGGGTTGCGATCCTCGCGATCGGGGGCGGGATTTTGTGGGCGGGGGCCGTGCTGCTGTTTGCCCCGCGCCTGCTCGCCCCGCTCGGGCGCCTGGTGGAGCGAGAGGGAAGTATCAACCACTTCGCCCTCGCAATCGTGTTGATCGCATTCTGCACCTCGGCGTTTCTGATGGACGCGGTCGGCATTCACGCGATCTTCGGCGGGTTCATCATGGGTGTCGCGATGCCGCGCGGGCGGCTTGCCAGCGAGATCCAGCGCACCGTCGAGCCGCTTGCGGTCGTGCTGCTGCTGCCGATGTTCTTCACCTATTCCGGGCTCAACACGCGGCTCGACATGGTCAACTCGGGGCCGCTGCTGCTGATTGCGGTGCTGATCCTGTTCGCGTCGATCCTGGCCAAGGGCGGCGCCTGCTATCTTGCGGCGCGACTGTCGGGGGAGGAGAACCGCACCGCGCTCGGCATTGGCGCGCTGATGAATTCGCGCGGGCTGATGGAGCTGATCATCATCAATATCGGGCTGCAAAAGGGCATTATCGGCCCGACGCTGTTCGCGATGCTGGTGTTGATGGCGATCGTGACTACTGTGATGGCGACGCCGCTGTTCGAATTCGTCTATGGCCGACACGCGCGTGCGATCGATCCTGCGGTTGCGTGA
- a CDS encoding hybrid sensor histidine kinase/response regulator produces MPLGDSTGVDFADAYWRQVAPTELALAALVESLPDEAELRLLADNLPALCWIADGDGAIGWYNRRWHDYCGSSPEAMSGWGWQTVHDPAILPIVMERWTGCIASGEAFEMTFPLRGADGSFRPFLTRVVPLQDRTGRVVRWFGTNADVTAQHRAEAALAASEAEFRTFAQAMPNQVWAAQPDGLLDWFNERVYAYSGFSGDQLAGHGWAAMVHPDDAPIATERWAAALASGDRYETEFRLRRADGAYRWHLARAVPILAGDGSPQRWIGTNTDIEEQKSTAAALVKLNATLEQEVAQRTADRDRVWRNSQDLIVIVGPRGTFRAVSPSVTASLGWAPEEWIGRSLFDFLVPDDEADTNAALRHAAEQPLQRFENRYRHKDGGFRWFGWVATPEDGLIYATGRDVTLEKAAADELAKAQEALRQSQKMEAVGQLTGGIAHDFNNMLAVVMGSLELLERRMSNSDTRARRYIDAANDAARRAASLTQRLLAFSRQQPLQPAAVDANKLVSGMSDLLRHSLGADVQLEIVLAGGLWRTPADPNQLENILLNLAVNARDAMPEGGHLTIETQNAHLDERYAAANLGTAAGQYVLIAVTDTGSGMPPEVVEKAFDPFFTTKPVGKGTGLGLSQVYGFIKQSGGHVKIYTEQGLGTTIKLYLPRLHGAVQTDLALDESPEMPRGDDREVILVVEDEPGVRQFSIDALTELGYHVLEADGAARALRLLEEHPQIALMFTDVVMPEMNGAKLAEAARALRPDLKILFTTGYTRNAVVHNGKLDEGVDLIGKPFSLEALAAKIRAVLEAR; encoded by the coding sequence TTGCCACTTGGGGATTCGACCGGCGTCGACTTTGCGGATGCGTACTGGCGTCAGGTCGCACCGACTGAGCTTGCGCTGGCGGCGCTGGTAGAATCGCTGCCGGATGAGGCAGAACTGCGTCTGCTCGCCGACAATCTGCCCGCCTTGTGCTGGATCGCCGACGGCGACGGGGCAATCGGCTGGTACAATCGCCGTTGGCACGATTATTGTGGCAGCTCGCCCGAAGCCATGTCCGGCTGGGGCTGGCAAACGGTCCACGACCCGGCAATCCTGCCCATAGTGATGGAGCGGTGGACCGGGTGCATCGCCAGCGGCGAAGCATTCGAAATGACCTTCCCGCTGCGGGGCGCGGACGGGTCTTTCCGACCGTTCCTGACCCGCGTCGTCCCACTCCAGGACCGGACCGGCCGGGTCGTGCGCTGGTTTGGCACCAATGCCGACGTGACCGCGCAGCACAGGGCCGAGGCTGCGCTCGCAGCAAGCGAAGCCGAGTTCCGCACCTTCGCACAAGCGATGCCCAATCAGGTGTGGGCAGCGCAACCCGATGGCCTGCTGGATTGGTTCAATGAACGCGTCTATGCCTATTCCGGGTTTAGCGGTGACCAATTGGCGGGGCATGGCTGGGCCGCGATGGTCCATCCCGATGACGCGCCGATCGCGACCGAGCGGTGGGCCGCGGCGCTGGCATCGGGTGACCGCTACGAAACCGAATTTCGGCTGCGGCGCGCGGATGGCGCCTATCGCTGGCACTTGGCACGTGCCGTGCCGATTCTGGCAGGCGACGGAAGCCCGCAGCGCTGGATCGGCACCAACACCGACATCGAAGAGCAAAAGTCCACGGCGGCGGCACTCGTCAAGCTCAATGCTACGCTTGAGCAAGAGGTCGCGCAGCGCACCGCCGATCGTGATCGGGTGTGGCGCAATTCGCAGGATCTGATCGTCATCGTCGGCCCGCGCGGGACCTTCCGCGCGGTCAGCCCCTCGGTTACGGCCAGTCTGGGATGGGCCCCTGAGGAGTGGATCGGGCGGTCGCTGTTCGATTTTCTGGTACCGGACGACGAAGCCGATACGAATGCCGCGCTGCGCCACGCCGCCGAACAGCCGCTGCAGCGCTTCGAAAACCGCTACCGCCACAAGGATGGCGGGTTCCGCTGGTTCGGCTGGGTCGCCACCCCGGAGGATGGCTTGATCTATGCGACCGGACGCGACGTCACGCTCGAAAAGGCAGCGGCCGACGAGCTCGCCAAGGCACAGGAGGCGTTGCGGCAAAGCCAGAAGATGGAGGCGGTGGGACAGTTGACCGGCGGTATCGCGCACGATTTCAACAATATGCTTGCGGTGGTAATGGGGTCGCTCGAACTGCTCGAACGGCGCATGTCGAACAGCGACACCCGGGCGCGGCGCTATATCGATGCGGCGAACGACGCCGCCCGCCGTGCGGCATCGCTGACGCAGCGGCTGCTGGCTTTCTCGCGCCAGCAACCGCTCCAGCCAGCGGCGGTCGATGCCAATAAACTCGTGTCCGGCATGTCGGACCTGCTGCGCCATTCGCTTGGGGCCGATGTCCAGCTCGAGATCGTGCTCGCGGGTGGTCTGTGGCGCACGCCTGCAGATCCCAACCAGCTCGAGAACATCTTGCTCAACCTGGCGGTCAACGCGCGCGATGCGATGCCCGAAGGCGGCCATCTGACGATCGAGACGCAGAACGCGCATCTCGACGAACGCTACGCAGCCGCCAATCTTGGCACCGCTGCCGGGCAATATGTCCTGATCGCGGTGACCGATACGGGCAGCGGCATGCCGCCCGAAGTGGTCGAAAAGGCGTTCGACCCGTTCTTCACGACCAAGCCGGTGGGTAAGGGGACTGGTCTTGGCCTCAGCCAAGTCTACGGCTTCATCAAGCAGTCCGGCGGGCATGTGAAAATCTATACAGAACAAGGTCTTGGTACGACGATCAAGCTCTATTTGCCGCGCCTCCACGGTGCAGTGCAGACCGATTTGGCGTTGGATGAATCGCCGGAAATGCCGCGTGGCGATGATCGCGAAGTGATCCTCGTCGTCGAAGACGAGCCCGGCGTGCGCCAGTTCAGCATCGATGCGTTGACCGAGCTTGGCTATCATGTGCTCGAAGCGGATGGTGCCGCCAGAGCGCTGCGCCTGCTTGAGGAGCATCCTCAAATCGCGCTGATGTTCACCGATGTCGTTATGCCCGAAATGAACGGGGCAAAGCTCGCGGAAGCGGCGCGGGCGCTTCGGCCCGATCTCAAGATTCTGTTCACCACCGGTTATACCCGCAATGCTGTTGTCCATAACGGCAAGCTGGACGAGGGGGTCGATCTGATCGGCAAGCCGTTCAGTCTGGAGGCGCTTGCGGCGAAGATCAGGGCGGTGCTGGAGGCGCGCTGA
- a CDS encoding catalase, producing MARSTAKGENGKIKGESANTVPPAPAGADLPTHYAETQGHGGETHQTTSDAAMTMTSQQGIPVADAQNSLRAGPRGPTLLEDFQLREKIFHFDHERIPERVVHARGYGAHGVFELTDSLSDICRANVLGEVGQQTETFVRFSTVAGSKGSPDLARDVRGFAVKFYTREGNWDLVGNNIPVFFIQDAIKFPDLIHAVKEEPDRAFPQAQSAHDNFWDFASLMPEAWHMVMWQMSDRTIPRSLRTMEGFGIHSFRLLDDEGNSTFVKFHWKPRQGLQSVMWNEAVKINGADPDFHRRDMWDSIEAGDFPVWDLGVQLFSEEEAATLPFDHLDSTKLIPEELIPVRIIGNLTLNRNVDNFFASTEQVAFCTSNVPPGIDFSDDPLLHGRNFSYLDTQLKRLGGPNFTHIPVNAPRCPVMNFQQDGHMAMTNPKGRVNYEPNSWGAEAGPRENPKGTTSYPAPTDGGKQRVRSETFSDHYSQARQFLLSQQPIEQKHIGDALTFELSKVTRVDIRARAVSHLLNIDADLAATVADGLGMALPEAAVAAKPTIDLPTSDKLSILANGPGNFKGRKMGVVLTDGSGADVFNALTAALEAEGAVWEVIAPKIGGVTLDDGTPVAAKQKIDGGPSVLYDAVAILPSAAGAALLAKDAAAKDFCADAFAHCKFIGFSTDAAVLFDAARIPEMDDGFVQLAKPKDAGALVEACRALRFWERETKVDLDA from the coding sequence ATGGCACGCAGCACCGCCAAGGGCGAAAACGGTAAAATCAAGGGCGAGAGTGCGAACACGGTACCCCCCGCGCCAGCCGGGGCGGATTTGCCCACCCATTATGCCGAAACACAGGGGCATGGTGGCGAGACGCACCAGACAACATCCGATGCAGCGATGACGATGACCAGCCAGCAGGGCATCCCGGTCGCCGACGCGCAGAACAGCTTGCGCGCTGGGCCGCGCGGTCCGACGCTGCTCGAGGATTTCCAGCTTCGCGAGAAAATCTTCCATTTCGACCATGAGCGTATCCCCGAGCGCGTGGTCCATGCCCGCGGTTACGGAGCGCATGGTGTCTTCGAACTGACCGACAGCCTGTCCGATATCTGCCGCGCCAATGTGCTGGGCGAAGTCGGGCAGCAAACCGAGACGTTCGTGCGGTTCTCGACTGTTGCGGGCAGCAAGGGGTCGCCCGATCTGGCGCGCGACGTGCGCGGTTTTGCGGTGAAGTTTTACACGCGCGAGGGCAATTGGGATCTGGTCGGCAACAACATTCCGGTCTTTTTCATCCAGGACGCGATCAAATTCCCCGATCTGATCCACGCCGTGAAGGAAGAGCCCGACCGCGCCTTCCCACAGGCGCAGAGCGCGCACGACAATTTCTGGGATTTCGCGAGCCTGATGCCCGAGGCGTGGCACATGGTGATGTGGCAGATGTCCGATCGGACCATCCCGCGCTCGCTGCGGACGATGGAGGGCTTCGGCATCCACAGCTTCCGTCTGCTCGACGACGAGGGCAATTCGACCTTCGTGAAGTTCCATTGGAAGCCGCGGCAGGGCTTGCAGTCGGTGATGTGGAACGAAGCGGTCAAGATCAACGGGGCCGACCCCGATTTCCATCGCCGCGACATGTGGGATTCGATCGAAGCGGGTGATTTCCCAGTGTGGGATCTTGGGGTGCAATTGTTCTCGGAAGAAGAGGCGGCCACGCTGCCGTTCGATCATCTCGATTCGACCAAGCTGATCCCCGAGGAACTGATCCCGGTGCGGATCATCGGCAATCTGACGCTCAACCGCAATGTCGACAATTTCTTCGCCAGCACAGAACAGGTCGCCTTCTGCACGTCCAATGTGCCGCCGGGGATCGATTTCAGCGATGATCCGCTGCTCCACGGGCGCAATTTCTCATATCTCGATACGCAATTGAAGCGTCTCGGCGGACCAAACTTCACGCATATCCCGGTCAATGCGCCGCGTTGCCCCGTGATGAATTTCCAGCAGGACGGTCACATGGCGATGACCAACCCCAAGGGTCGTGTGAATTACGAGCCGAATAGCTGGGGCGCAGAGGCTGGACCGCGCGAGAACCCCAAGGGCACGACGAGTTACCCCGCGCCGACGGATGGCGGCAAACAGCGGGTTCGGTCGGAAACCTTCTCCGATCATTACAGCCAGGCGCGGCAATTCCTGCTCAGCCAGCAGCCGATCGAGCAGAAGCACATTGGTGATGCGCTGACGTTCGAACTGTCGAAGGTGACCCGCGTCGACATTCGTGCGCGTGCAGTGTCGCATCTGCTGAACATCGATGCGGATCTTGCCGCAACGGTGGCGGACGGGCTCGGCATGGCGCTGCCCGAGGCGGCGGTTGCGGCGAAGCCGACGATCGATCTGCCGACGTCGGACAAGCTCAGCATCCTCGCGAACGGCCCGGGCAACTTCAAGGGCCGCAAGATGGGCGTGGTGCTGACCGACGGATCCGGCGCGGATGTGTTCAATGCCCTGACCGCCGCCCTCGAGGCCGAGGGCGCCGTTTGGGAAGTGATCGCGCCCAAGATCGGCGGCGTGACGCTTGATGACGGGACGCCAGTGGCCGCGAAACAGAAGATCGATGGCGGGCCGTCGGTTTTGTATGACGCGGTTGCGATACTGCCATCGGCGGCGGGCGCGGCGTTGCTCGCCAAGGATGCGGCGGCGAAGGATTTCTGCGCCGATGCGTTCGCGCATTGTAAGTTCATCGGTTTCTCGACGGATGCGGCTGTACTGTTCGACGCGGCGCGGATTCCTGAAATGGATGATGGCTTCGTCCAATTGGCGAAGCCGAAGGACGCAGGCGCGCTGGTAGAGGCGTGTCGGGCTCTGCGCTTTTGGGAGCGGGAAACGAAGGTCGATCTGGACGCGTAA